One genomic region from Amia ocellicauda isolate fAmiCal2 chromosome 4, fAmiCal2.hap1, whole genome shotgun sequence encodes:
- the rnf141 gene encoding RING finger protein 141 has translation MGQQISSQTMINKLPEKVVKHATLVRDSGFLTYEEFLGRVAELNEVTAKLGAGQEKHLLFEVQPGSDTSALWKVAVRVVCTKINKGTGIVEASRIMNLYQFIQLYKDITSQAAEVLSTAEGASEGTSGDMSFVASCQASMWMGRVKQLTDEEECCICMDGRADLILPCAHSFCQKCIDKWSDRNRNCPICRLQVTAANESWVMSEAPTDDDVASYILNLADEAGHPHRP, from the exons ATGGGCCAGCAGATCTCCAGCCAGACCATGATCAACAAGCTGCCCGAGAAGGTGGTGAAGCATGCGACACTGGTGCGGGACAGTGGCTTTCTCACCTATGAAGAGTTCTTGGGCAGGGTTGCTGAACTTAATGAAGT AACTGCAAAACTTGGTGCTGGCCAAGAAAAGCATTTATTATTTGAAGTTCAACCTGGATCGGACACATCTGCACTTTGGAAGGTTGCCGTGAGGGTAGTTTGCACTAAG ATCAATAAAGGCACTGGGATTGTGGAGGCCTCCCGGATAATGAACTTGTACCAGTTCATTCAGCTGTACAAGGATATCACTAGCCAGGCTGCAGAGGTCCTGTCCACAGCAGAAGGTGCCAGTGAAGGGACCTCTGGAGATATGTCCTTCGTAGCATCATGCCAAGCTAGTATGTGGATGGGCAG GGTGAAGCAGCTGACCGACGAGGAGGAGTGCTGTATCTGTATGGATGGGAGGGCTGACCTCATACTGCCGTGCGCGCACAGTTTTTGCCAGAAATGCATTGATAAATG GAGTGATCGCAATCGAAACTGCCCAATTTGCCGCCTGCAGGTCACTGCGGCCAACGAATCCTGGGTCATGTCTGAAGCCCCAACAGACGACGATGTGGCGAGCTACATTCTGAACCTCGCTGACGAGGCAGGGCACCCACATAGACCTTAA